Proteins encoded by one window of Rutidosis leptorrhynchoides isolate AG116_Rl617_1_P2 chromosome 7, CSIRO_AGI_Rlap_v1, whole genome shotgun sequence:
- the LOC139859426 gene encoding uncharacterized protein, whose protein sequence is MKIEHLQAFVDSQLVANKVLGIFKARQPTIQLYLSKVRELVESFRSFTIEHVRRSQNKKANALSKLAYITFAHLAKEVLVEVLEKRSIEAQEVHDLITEEENTWMKPLRGYLELGILPEDKKEARKIRIKAPSYKMMHGALYRKSFLIPWLRCVGPNQASMIIREMHEGICGLHSGPRLIVAKILRMGYYCPTMHEDTVTLLRTCEPCQIHAKVQK, encoded by the coding sequence ATGAAAATTGAGCATTTGCAAGCCTTTGTAGATTCCCAACTCGTTGCTAACAAGGTTCTAGGTATCTTCAAAGCAAGACAACCTACCATACAACTCTATTTGTCAAAGGTCAGGGAACTAGTAGAAAGCTTCAGAAGCTTCACCATCGAACATGTGAGAAGGAGCCAAAACAAGAAAGCAAATGCTCTGAGCAAGCTAGCTTATATCACCTTCGCACACTTGGCGAAAGAAGTATTGGTCGAAGTGTTAGAAAAAAGGTCCATCGAAGCGCAGGAAGTCCATGACTTAATCACCGAAGAAGAAAACACATGGATGAAGCCACTAAGGGGATACTTGGAACTCGGAATTTTACCCGAAGATAAAAAGGAAGCACGAAAGATCCGGATCAAAGCACCGTCATACAAAATGATGCACGGAGCCCTGTATAGAAAATCTTTCCTTATCCCTTGGCTTCGATGTGTCGGGCCAAACCAAGCTTCGATGATCATCAGAGAAATGCATGAAGGTATATGTGGGCTTCATTCCGGACCAAGGTTAATCGTGGCAAAGATACTAAGGATGGGGTACTATTGTCCAACCATGCACGAAGATACAGTCACACTTTTACGAACCTGTGAGCCATGTCAGATCCACGCCAAAGTTCAAAAATAG